A genomic stretch from Eriocheir sinensis breed Jianghai 21 chromosome 31, ASM2467909v1, whole genome shotgun sequence includes:
- the LOC127005848 gene encoding uncharacterized PE-PGRS family protein PE_PGRS54-like isoform X17, whose protein sequence is MGACTRILPHLALALMLAVIVVPQRSQARTSLKDLSSRVCHSLTCGASDAFYPHPSYCTHYVHCISGTPYVKRCPSNLHFNAARGSCDIPREAHCVPFKRSCELQVPFVADGPTDGQVTCDCGGTCTKAHPYRCDAYYHCDAMGVEHLTECPSGLMFNSRVEQCDVPENTQCPQSPSCSCDNCRYPTSDHCSTFWQCENGKAVKHYCSSGLLFNRDTSQCDLAINVECSAGAWQSGSFVETVCVDHRKDCEVFVKEGGCVCNDDVCDWQTFVLQNCPKSCGKCKGEKTMKKRIFSLPSDGGNARKKSKESGSKEHGHGHGSKESGSKESGNKGSGSKESGSKESGNKGSGSKESGSKESGNKGSGSKESGSKESGNKGSGSKESGNKGSGSKESGNKGSGSKESGSKESGNKGSGSKESGSKESGNKGSGSKESGSKESGSKESGNKGSGSKESGNKDSGSKESGNKDSGSKESGSKETVEVDGNISGESCEGGDGGGGNGNNSTEGDGGDNVDVGSGGDGGNGGDGGNGGDVGGDGGSGGGHVVDGCVINCILGKYLPHPINCRKFIYCAPSGPEEVSCAPFNVWDQEELACTNERLTPCVTGSYITTEGKPCGSGGDGGDVGSDDDGDSGGDGDSGGDGDSSGDGDSSGDGDSSGDGGDAGSGGDGDSGDAGSGGDGGDGGIGGDGGSGGDHIVDGCIIPCSLGKYLPHPTDCHKFIQCAPYGPEEMPCAPGTIWEQGKLTCNHEGLTPCVTGAYLTPEGKTCGGDGGDAGSGGDGGSGGNGSSGGDGGSGGDGGDAGSGGDGDGDGSSGNSGGDGGSGGGHVIDGCVISCTLGKYLPHPTDCRKFIQCAPYGPEEMPCAPGTIWEQGKLTCNHEGLTPCVTGAYLTPEGKICGGDGGDGGDGSGGDGGDAGSGGDGGDGGSGGDGGSGGDGGDAGSGGDGGGDGGHVVDGCVINCTLGKYLPHPTDCRKFIQCAPYGPEEMPCAPGTIWEQGKLTCNHEGSTPCVTGAYLTPEGKTCGGDGGDGGDGSDGGSGGDGGDAGSGGDGGDAGSGGDGGDAGSGGDGGDGGSGGDGGGDGSGGNGGGDGGSGGGHVIDGCVINCTLGKYLPHPTDCRKFIQCAPYGPEEMPCAPGTIWEQGKLTCNHEGSTPCVTGAYLTPEGKICGGDGEDGGDGSDGGDAGSGGDSGDAGSGGDGGDGGSGGDGGDGGSGGDGGDAGSGGDGGGDGGHVVDGCVINCTLGKYLPHPTDCRKFIQCAPYGPEEMPCAPGTIWEQGKLTCNHEGSTPCVTGAYLTPEGKTCGGDGGDGGDGSDGGSGGDGGDAGSGGDGGDAGSGGDGGDAGSGGDGGDGGSGGDGGSGGDGGSGGDAGSGGDGGSGGDGGGDGGHVVDGCVINCTLGKYLPHPTDCRKFIQCAPYGPEEMPCAPGTIWEQGKLTCNHEGSTPCVTGAYLTPEGKICGGDGGDGGDGSDGGDAGSGGDGGNAGSGGDGGDAGSGGDGGDGGSGGDGGDGGSGGDGGDAGSGGDGGGDGGHVVDGCVINCTLGKYLPHPTDCRKFIQCAPYGPEEMPCAPGTIWEQGKLTCNHEGSTPCVTGAYLTPEGKTCGGDGGDGGDGSDGGSGGDGGDVGSGGDGGDAGSGGDGGDAGSGGDGGDGGSGGDGGSGGDGGSGGDGGSGGDGGDAGSGGDGGGDSGHVVDGCVINCTLGKYLPHPTDCRKFIQCAPYGPEEMPCAPGTIWEQGKLTCNHEGSTPCVTGAYLTPEGKTCGGDGGDAGSGGDGGDAGSGGDGGDAGSGGDGGDAGSGGDGGDAGSGGDGGDAGSGGDGGDAGSGGDGGDAGSGGDGGDAGSGGDGGDAGSGGDGGDAGSGGDGGDAGSGGDGGDSGSGGDGGDAGSGGDGGDAGSGGDGGDAGSGGDGGDAGSGGDGGDAGSGGDGGDAGSGGDGGDAGSGGDGGDAGSGGDGGDAGSGGDGGDAGSGGDGGDSGSGDGGDAGSGGDGGDAGSGGDGGDAGSGGDGGDAGSGGDGGDSGSGDGGDGACEDAQYDCIFWAANNDCNCKPTDGDCSWQTYVAAACPKSCGSCEPQVGGDGDEVCEDNVSDCRFWAANKDCNCKPTDGDCSWQKYVADNCPKSCGTCNTSGDGGNGGEDGGSGGDGGDSGSGGDGGDGGSGGDGGSGGDGGDAGSGGDGGDAGSGGDGGDAGSGGDGGDAGSGGDGGDAGSGGDGGDAGSGGDGGDAGSGGDGGDAGSGGDGGDAGSGGDGGDAGSGGDGGDAGSGGDGGDAGSGGDGGDAGSGGDGGDTGSGGDGGDAGSGGDGGDAGSGGDGGDAGSGGDGGDAGSGGDGGDAGSGGDGGDAGSGGDGGSGGDHIVDGCIIPCSLGKYLPHPTDCRKFIQCAPYGPEEMPCAPGTIWEQGKLTCNHEGSTPCVTGAYLTPEGKTCGGDGGSGGDGGDAGSGGDGGDAGSGGDGGDAGSGGDGGDAGSGGDGGDAGSGGDGGDAGSGGDGGDAGSGGDGGDAGSGGDGGDGGSGGDGGDESVEDCELSCPKSEGIFPHPRDCRKWIRCLHGKPYVKECPFHLQFNPVLRVCDWPQHAKCVASSNADCGVPEPVVPTEPPNVKPDICDCECCLRPHPEDCTAYYYCEPGSNAEFHTCSEGLVFNPQLSQCVIQDQYPQCQPEKPPTCDPTCECLYPAEACTEYYKCNGDGVPVKFECFGGLYFNDEKHSCDLPKNVSCELRRKRTYNPEPQKYISAEECKTRKGFFAKRGDPSGYFMCSNGIAFSLRCPDGAVFSSAVGRCILRK, encoded by the exons CGTCGACCATCGAAAGGACTGTGAAGTATTCGTGAAGGAAGGAGGCTGTGTCTGCAACGATGACGTCTGTGACTGGCAGACCTTCGTCCTTCAAAACTGTCCCAAGTCGTGCGGCAAATGCAAGGGagaaaagacaatgaagaagagaatattttccctcccttctgatGGAGGAAACGCCCGCAAGAAGTCCAAGGAGTCGGGGAGCAAAGAACATGGACACGGACACGGCAGCAAGGAGTCAGGAAGCAAGGAGTCAGGCAACAAGGGTTCAGGCAGCAAGGAGTCAGGAAGCAAAGAATCTGGCAACAAGGGTTCAGGCAGCAAGGAGTCAGGAAGCAAGGAGTCAGGCAACAAGGGTTCAGGCAGCAAGGAGTCAGGCAGCAAGGAGTCAGGCAACAAGGGTTCAGGCAGCAAGGAGTCAGGCAACAAGGGTTCAGGCAGCAAGGAGTCAG GCAACAAGGGTTCAGGCAGCAAGGAGTCAG GAAGCAAGGAGTCAGGCAACAAGGGTTCAGGCAGCAAGGAGTCAGGAAGCAAGGAGTCAGGCAACAAGGGTTCAGGCAGCAAGGAGTCAGGCAGCAAGGAGTCAGGAAGCAAGGAGTCAGGCAACAAGGGTTCAGGCAGCAAGGAGTCAGGCAACAAGGACTCGGGCAGCAAGGAGTCAGGCAACAAGGACTCGGGCAGCAAGGAGTCAGGCAGTAAAGAGACTGTCGAAGTTGATGGCAACATTAGCGGTGAAAGCTGTgaaggtggagatggtggtggaggaaatgGGAACAACAGCACCGAAGGAGACGGTGGTGATAATGTTGATGTCGGCAGTGGAGGAGATGGCGGCAACGGTGGTGATGGAGGCaacggtggtgatgttggtggagaCGGCGGCTCAGGTGGCGGCCACGTCGTCGACGGTTGCGTCATTAACTGCATTCTCGGCAAGTACCTGCCTCACCCAATTAACTGCCGCAAGTTCATCTACTGCGCGCCCTCGGGCCCCGAGGAGGTATCCTGCGCGCCATTTAACGTTTGGGATCAAGAAGAGTTGGCATGCACCAACGAGCGTTTGACCCCCTGCGTCACTGGCTCCTACATCACCACCGAGGGCAAACCATGCGGTAGCGGGGGTGATGGAGGTGACGTCGGCAGCGATGACGATggagacagtggtggtgatggagacagCGGTGGTGATGGAGACAGCAGTGGTGATGGAGACAGCAGTGGTGATGGAGACagcagtggtgatggaggtgacgcAGGAAGCGGTGGTGATGGAGACAGTGGTGATGCCggcagcggtggtgatggaggtgacggCGGCATCGGTGGTGACGGAGGCTCAGGCGGCGACCACATCGTTGATGGCTGCATCATTCCTTGTTCCCTCGGCAAGTACCTGCCTCACCCGACTGACTGCCATAAGTTCATCCAGTGCGCGCCCTACGGCCCCGAAGAGATGCCCTGTGCACCCGGCACTATCTGGGAACAAGGAAAGCTGACCTGCAACCACGAGGGCTTGACCCCCTGCGTCACTGGCGCCTACCTCACCCCCGAGGGCAAGAcctgtggtggtgacggtggtgacgctggcagtggtggtgatgggggcagCGGTGGTAATGGAAgcagcggtggtgatggaggcagcggtggtgatggaggtgatgccggcagcggtggtgatggtgatggagacgGCAgcagtggtaatagtggtggagACGGCGGCTCAGGCGGCGGCCACGTCATCGACGGTTGCGTCATCAGCTGCACCCTCGGCAAGTACCTGCCTCACCCGACTGACTGCCGCAAGTTCATCCAGTGCGCGCCCTACGGCCCCGAAGAGATGCCCTGTGCGCCCGGCACTATCTGGGAACAAGGAAAGCTGACCTGCAACCACGAGGGCTTGACCCCCTGCGTCACTGGCGCCTACCTCACCCCCGAGGGCAAAAtctgtggtggtgacggtggagacggaggagacggcagtggaggtgacggtggtgacgcaggcagtggaggtgatggaggtgatggcggcagcggtggtgatggaggcagcggtggtgatggaggtgatgccggcagcggtggtgatggtggtggagacggCGGCCACGTCGTCGACGGCTGCGTCATCAACTGCACCCTCGGCAAGTACCTGCCTCACCCGACTGACTGTCGCAAGTTCATCCAGTGCGCGCCCTACGGCCCCGAAGAGATGCCCTGTGCGCCCGGCACTATCTGGGAACAAGGAAAGCTGACCTGCAACCACGAGGGCTCAACCCCCTGCGTCACTGGCGCCTACCTCACCCCCGAGGGCAAGAcctgtggtggtgacggtggtgacggaG gagacgGCAGTgacggaggaagtggtggtgacggaggtgatGCCGGcagtggaggtgacggtggtgacgcaggcagtggaggtgatggaggtgatgccggcagcggtggtgatggag gtgacggcggcagcggtggtgatggtggtggagacggcagcggtggtaatggtggtggagacGGCGGCTCAGGCGGCGGCCACGTCATCGACGGCTGCGTCATCAACTGCACCCTCGGCAAGTACCTGCCTCACCCGACTGACTGCCGCAAGTTCATCCAGTGCGCGCCCTACGGCCCCGAAGAGATGCCCTGTGCGCCCGGCACTATCTGGGAACAAGGAAAGCTGACCTGCAACCACGAGGGCTCAACCCCCTGCGTCACTGGCGCCTATCTCACCCCCGAGGGCAAAAtctgtggtggtgacggtgaagaCGGAGGAGACGGCAGTGACGGAGGTGATGCCGGCAGTGGAGGTGACAGTGGTGACGCAGgcagtggaggtgatggaggtgatggcggcagcggtggtgatggtggtgatggaggcagcggtggtgatggaggtgatgccggcagcggtggtgatggtggtggagacggCGGCCACGTCGTCGACGGCTGCGTCATCAACTGCACCCTCGGCAAGTACCTGCCTCACCCGACTGACTGCCGTAAGTTCATCCAGTGCGCGCCCTACGGCCCCGAAGAGATGCCCTGTGCGCCCGGCACTATCTGGGAACAAGGAAAGCTGACCTGCAACCACGAGGGCTCAACCCCCTGCGTCACTGGCGCCTACCTCACCCCCGAGGGCAAGAcctgtggtggtgacggtggagaCGGAGGAGACGGCAGTgacggaggaagtggtggtgacggaggtgatGCCGGcagtggaggtgacggtggtgacgcaggcagtggaggtgatggaggtgatgccggtagcggtggtgatggaggtgatggcggcagcggtggtgatggaggcagtggAGGTGATGGCGGCAGCGGTGGTGACGCAGGCAGTGGAGGTGAtggcggcagcggtggtgatggtggtggagacggCGGCCACGTCGTCGACGGCTGCGTCATCAACTGCACCCTCGGCAAGTACCTGCCTCACCCGACTGACTGCCGTAAGTTCATCCAGTGCGCGCCCTACGGCCCCGAAGAGATGCCCTGTGCGCCCGGCACTATCTGGGAACAAGGAAAGCTGACCTGCAACCACGAGGGCTCAACCCCCTGCGTCACTGGCGCCTACCTCACCCCCGAGGGCAAAAtctgtggtggtgacggtggagaCGGAGGAGACGGCAGTGACGGAGGTGATGCCGGcagtggaggtgacggtggtaaCGCAGgcagtggaggtgatggaggtgatgccggcagtggtggtgatggaggtgatggaggcagcggtggtgatggag GTGAtggcggcagcggtggtgatggtg gtgatgccggcagcggtggtgatggtggtggagacggCGGCCACGTCGTCGACGGCTGCGTCATCAACTGCACCCTCGGCAAGTACCTGCCTCACCCGACTGACTGCCGCAAGTTCATCCAGTGCGCGCCCTACGGCCCCGAAGAGATGCCCTGTGCGCCCGGCACTATCTGGGAACAAGGAAAGCTGACCTGCAACCACGAGGGCTCAACCCCCTGCGTCACTGGCGCCTACCTCACCCCCGAAGGCAAGAcctgtggtggtgacggtggagaCGGAGGAGACGGCAGTgacggaggaagtggtggtgacggaggtgatGTCGGcagtggaggtgacggtggtgacgcaggcagtggaggtgatggaggtgatgccggcagcggtggtgatggaggtgatggcggcagcggtggtgatggaggcagtggaggtgatggcggcagcggtggtgatggaggcagcggtggtgatggaggtgatgccggcagcggtggtgatggtggtggagacagCGGCCACGTCGTCGACGGCTGCGTCATCAACTGCACCCTCGGCAAGTACCTGCCTCACCCGACTGACTGCCGCAAGTTCATCCAGTGTGCGCCCTACGGCCCCGAAGAGATGCCCTGTGCGCCCGGCACTATCTGGGAACAAGGAAAGCTGACCTGCAACCACGAGGGCTCAACCCCCTGCGTCACTGGCGCCTACCTCACCCCCGAGGGCAAAACctgtggtggtgacggaggtgacgctggcagtggtggtgatggtggagacgcaggcagtggcggtgatggtggagacgcaggcagtggcggtgatggtggagacgcaggcagtggcggtgatggtggagacgcaggcagtggcggtgatggtggagacgcaggcagtggtggtgatggtggagacgcaggcagtggcggtgatggtggagacgcaggcagtggcggtgatggtggagacgcaggcagtggcggtgatggtggagacgcaggcagtggcggtgatggtggagacgcaggcagtggcggtgatggtggagacgcaggcagcggcggtgatggtggagactcaggcagtggcggtgatggtggagacgcaggcagtggcggtgatggtggagacgcaggcagtggcggtgatggtggagacgcaggcagtggcggtgatggtggagacgcaggcagtggcggtgatggtggagacgcaggcagtggcggtgatggtggagacgcag gcagtggcggtgatggtggagacgcaggcagtggcggtgatggtggagacgcaggcagtggcggtgatggtggagacgcaggcagtggtggtgatggtggagacgcaggcagcggcggtgatggtggagacTCAGGCAGCGGCGATGGTGGAGACGCAggcagtggcggtgatggtggagacgcaggcagtggcggtgatggtggagacgcaggcagtggtggtgatggtggagacgcaggcagcggcggtgatggtggagacTCAGGCAGTGGCGATGGTGGAGATGGTGCATGCGAAGACGCGCAATATGACTGCATCTTCTGGGCAGCTAATAATGATTGTAACTGCAAGCCGACAGATGGTGATTGCTCATGGCAAACCTATGTGGCTGCAGCTTGCCCCAAGAGCTGCGGATCTTGTGAACCACAAGTGGGCGGCGATGGAGATGAAGTTTGCGAAGACAATGTATCTGACTGCCGATTCTGGGCCGCAAATAAGGATTGCAACTGCAAACCAACTGATGGGGATTGCTCCTGGCAAAAATATGTTGCAGACAATTGCCCGAAAAGCTGTGGAACGTGTAACACATCTGGTGACGGTGGCAATGGCGGTGAAGACGGCGGcagcggtggtgacggtggtgattcTGGcagcggtggtgacggtggtgatggtggaagtggtggtgatggaggcagcggtggtgatggaggtgacgccggcagtggtggtgatggtggtgacgccggcagcggtggtgatggaggtgacgccggcagcggtggtgatggaggtgacgccggcagcggtggtgatggcggtgacgccggtagcggtggtgatggcggtgacgccggcagtggtggtgatggcggtgacgcCGGCAGTGGTGGCGATGGCGGTGACGCCggcagcggtggtgatggcggtgacgccggcagcggtggtgatggcggtgacgccggcagcggtggtgatggcggtgacgccggcagtggtggtgatggcggtgacgccggcagtggtggtgatggcggtgacgccggcagcggtggtgatggcggtgacaccggcagtggtggtgatggcggtgacgccggcagcggtggtgatggtggtgacgccggcagcggtggtgatggaggtgacgccggcagcggtggtgatggcggtgacgccggcagcggtggtgatggcggtgacgccggcagcggtggtgatggcggtgacgcCGGCAGCGGTGGTGACGGAGGCTCAGGCGGCGACCACATCGTTGATGGCTGCATTATTCCTTGTTCCCTCGGCAAGTACCTGCCTCATCCGACAGACTGCCGCAAGTTCATCCAGTGCGCGCCCTACGGCCCCGAAGAGATGCCCTGTGCGCCCGGCACTATCTGGGAACAAGGAAAGCTGACCTGCAACCACGAGGGCTCGACCCCCTGCGTCACTGGCGCCTACCTCACCCCCGAGGGCAAGACCTGTGGTGGCgatggaggaagtggtggtgacggaggtgacgccggcagcggtggtgatggaggtgatgccggcagtggtggtgatggaggtgacgctggcagtggtggtgatggaggtgacgccggaagtggtggtgatggtggtgacgccggcagtggtggtgatggaggtgatgctggcagcggtggtgatggaggtgacgctggcagtggtggtgatggaggtgacgcCGGCagcggtggtgacggcggtgacgGAGGCAGCGGTGGTGACGGAGGTGATGAAAGCGTTGAGGACTGTGAACTGTCGTGCCCGAAGAGCGAAGGAATATTCCCTCACCCTCGTGACTGCAGGAAGTGGATACGTTGCCTGCACGGGAAGCCTTACGTGAAGGAGTGTCCCTTCCACCTGCAGTTCAACCCTGTGCTCCGAGTGTGTGACTGGCCCCAGCACGCCAAATGTGTAGCTTCCAGTAATGCGGATTGTGGCGTTCCCGAACCTGTCGTTCCAACGGAGCCGCCCAATGTCAAGCCCGATATCTGCGACTGCGAGTGTTGCCTGCGACCTCACCCTGAAGACTGCACGGCCTATTACTACTGTGAG CCTGGCTCCAACGCCGAGTTCCACACCTGCTCGGAGGGGCTCGTGTTCAACCCCCAGCTGAGCCAGTGCGTCATCCAGGACCAGTACCCGCAGTGCCAGCCCGAGAAGCCCCCGACGTGCGATCCCACCTGTGAATGTCTCTATCCGGCAGAGGCCTGCACCGAGTACTACAAGT GCAACGGTGACGGCGTTCCCGTGAAGTTCGAGTGTTTTGGTGGCCTTTACTTCAACGACGAGAAGCACTCCTGCGACCTCCCGAAGAACGTGTCCTGCGAGCTGCGTCGGAAGAGGACGTACAATCCAGAGCCGCAGAAGTACATAAGCG CCGAGGAGTGCAAGACCCGCAAAGGATTCTTCGCCAAGAGAGGGGATCCTTCGGGCTACTTCATGTGCAGCAACGGCATCGCCTTCTCTCTGCGGTGTCCTGACGGCGCAGTGTTCAGCTCCGCGGTCGGCAGATGTATCCTCAGAAAGTAA